One part of the Microcoleus sp. FACHB-672 genome encodes these proteins:
- a CDS encoding ABC transporter ATP-binding protein, giving the protein MSAGAEGAAGNMAITVRHLCFKWPKGEEVLKTCSLDVPKGEFWMLLGTNGSGKSTLLRLLAGLLLPQTGKIGIAGPVGFVFQNPDHQLVMPSVGADVAFGLVEEKLSLEQIQRRVAEALTAVNLQMLQRRPIYALSGGQKQRVAIAGAIARHCEVLLLDEPTALLDPDSQLDLVAQVRALVKSRGLTALWVTHRLDELNYCDGAFLLENGQVVDRGDPGRLKQRLMQTQIEEA; this is encoded by the coding sequence ATGAGCGCAGGTGCTGAGGGGGCTGCCGGCAACATGGCCATTACAGTACGGCATCTGTGCTTTAAATGGCCAAAAGGAGAGGAGGTTCTCAAAACCTGTTCCCTGGATGTACCCAAAGGCGAATTTTGGATGCTTTTAGGCACCAACGGCAGTGGGAAATCAACGTTGTTGAGATTGCTTGCCGGCCTGTTGCTTCCTCAAACTGGCAAAATTGGCATCGCAGGGCCGGTCGGTTTTGTCTTCCAAAACCCAGATCATCAGCTAGTGATGCCCAGTGTAGGCGCAGATGTGGCTTTTGGGCTGGTGGAGGAAAAGCTATCCCTGGAACAGATCCAAAGGCGGGTGGCAGAGGCGTTGACTGCAGTGAATTTACAGATGCTGCAACGACGCCCTATTTACGCCCTGAGTGGTGGCCAAAAACAGCGAGTGGCAATTGCCGGCGCAATCGCACGGCATTGCGAAGTCTTATTATTAGATGAACCCACCGCTTTACTCGATCCGGACAGCCAGCTAGACCTAGTGGCCCAAGTGCGGGCTTTAGTGAAAAGCCGGGGATTAACCGCCCTTTGGGTCACACACCGGCTTGATGAGCTGAACTATTGTGATGGAGCCTTCCTGCTAGAAAATGGCCAAGTCGTTGATCGTGGCGATCCGGGCCGGCTAAAGCAGCGCCTGATGCAAACTCAGATAGAAGAGGCTTAG
- the nblS gene encoding two-component system sensor histidine kinase NblS: MLAQLKRIREIIDRWWSEFTLRTRLMAAATLVFSLVMSGLTFWAVNTIQHDARLNDTRFGSDLGLLLAANVAPLIAENNRTEVAKFSHRFYSSTSSVRYMLYADDEGNIFLGIPFSETEVQNSLTIRRRIQLPENYATNSERPLVRQHRTPDGEVTDIFVPLTHEGNYLGVLAIGINPNPTLARYSNLTRDFTIAVFVSIWVMVILGAVFNALTITKPIKELLKGVTNITAGNFKQRIDLPLGGELGELIVSFNEMAERLERYEEQNIEELTAEKAKLETLVSTIADGAVLLDTNLQVILVNPTARRIFGWEGQNLAGENILHHLPMSVQVELTRPLYKIVRGEREGAEFRITLSEPTERTVRILLTTVLDQYRESIKGIAMTVQDITREVELNEAKSQFISNVSHELRTPLFNIKSFIETLHEFGEDLSEEQRREFLETANNETDRLTRLVNDVLDLSRLESCRIYHLEAVDIAQPVEQTLRTYQLNARDKGIELIQEIQPDLPQVLGHYDLLLQVFANLVGNALKFTETGGRVAIRAYVLDGPSPNAHFLPAADEEHKTNDKAQIVRIEISDTGIGIDPEDQEAIFDRFFRVENRVHTLEGTGLGLSIVRNIIDKHHTTVNLVSEVGVGTTFWFDLNVFQEAAAPVEKVRVEPASEVDANSAIARVL; encoded by the coding sequence TTGCTGGCCCAACTGAAACGAATTAGAGAAATCATTGATCGTTGGTGGTCGGAATTCACACTGCGAACCCGACTGATGGCTGCCGCAACCTTAGTGTTTTCCTTAGTGATGAGCGGCCTAACCTTCTGGGCTGTCAATACCATTCAGCACGATGCCCGTCTGAATGACACCCGCTTTGGGAGCGATTTAGGTCTGCTTCTGGCTGCGAATGTTGCCCCACTGATCGCAGAAAACAATCGCACCGAAGTTGCCAAATTTTCTCACCGATTTTACAGCAGCACCTCTAGTGTGCGCTATATGCTTTACGCCGACGACGAAGGCAATATCTTCCTCGGAATTCCCTTTTCCGAAACAGAAGTGCAAAACTCCTTAACGATTCGCCGGCGAATTCAATTGCCAGAAAACTACGCAACCAATTCAGAACGCCCCCTCGTGCGGCAGCACCGGACGCCGGACGGAGAGGTGACAGATATCTTTGTTCCTCTCACCCATGAGGGCAATTATCTCGGAGTTTTGGCGATTGGGATTAACCCTAATCCCACTTTAGCCAGGTACTCGAATCTGACGCGAGATTTCACAATAGCGGTATTTGTGTCGATCTGGGTGATGGTAATTTTAGGGGCAGTGTTTAACGCACTCACGATCACTAAACCGATTAAAGAACTGCTCAAAGGAGTGACAAACATTACCGCCGGCAACTTCAAGCAGCGAATTGATTTGCCTTTAGGGGGAGAACTTGGCGAACTGATTGTCAGCTTTAATGAAATGGCAGAGCGGCTGGAGCGTTATGAAGAGCAAAATATTGAAGAGCTGACCGCTGAAAAGGCCAAATTAGAAACCTTGGTTTCCACCATTGCAGATGGAGCGGTGCTGCTTGACACGAACTTACAAGTCATTTTAGTGAATCCCACAGCACGGCGGATTTTTGGCTGGGAAGGTCAAAATTTAGCCGGCGAAAATATTCTGCATCACTTGCCCATGTCGGTGCAAGTAGAACTGACACGACCCCTGTATAAAATTGTCAGAGGCGAACGTGAGGGGGCGGAGTTTCGCATTACCCTTTCTGAACCGACAGAACGCACCGTCCGCATTTTGCTGACAACGGTTCTCGATCAGTACCGCGAAAGCATTAAAGGTATTGCGATGACCGTGCAAGATATTACTCGGGAGGTAGAACTGAATGAGGCAAAGAGCCAGTTTATCAGCAATGTCTCCCACGAACTGAGAACTCCCCTGTTTAACATCAAATCTTTTATCGAAACCCTGCATGAGTTTGGGGAGGATTTAAGTGAGGAACAGCGCCGGGAGTTTTTGGAAACGGCAAATAACGAAACCGATCGGCTCACCCGCCTGGTTAACGATGTTTTGGATCTCTCACGGCTGGAATCTTGCCGGATCTATCACTTAGAAGCGGTTGATATCGCCCAGCCGGTGGAACAGACCCTGCGTACCTACCAGCTAAATGCACGGGATAAAGGAATTGAACTGATCCAAGAGATTCAGCCTGATTTGCCTCAAGTGTTGGGTCATTACGATTTGCTGCTGCAAGTCTTTGCTAATTTGGTCGGCAATGCTTTGAAATTCACTGAAACCGGCGGGCGGGTGGCTATTCGCGCTTATGTGCTAGATGGGCCATCGCCCAATGCTCATTTCTTGCCGGCAGCCGATGAAGAACATAAGACAAACGACAAAGCGCAAATCGTGCGAATTGAAATTTCGGATACCGGCATCGGCATTGATCCAGAAGATCAAGAAGCAATTTTTGATCGCTTCTTCCGGGTAGAAAATCGGGTTCACACCTTAGAAGGCACGGGTTTGGGTTTATCCATTGTCAGAAATATTATTGACAAACACCACACAACTGTAAACTTGGTGAGTGAAGTGGGCGTAGGAACAACTTTCTGGTTTGATCTCAACGTGTTTCAAGAAGCCGCCGCGCCGGTGGAAAAAGTGCGAGTCGAGCCGGCATCTGAAGTAGACGCGAATTCTGCCATTGCCAGGGTGCTTTAA
- a CDS encoding zinc ribbon domain-containing protein produces the protein MLCPRCHQSVEAQAVACPNCRTPLKAYGHPGIPLYRAGKDEFLCDSCIYHDDDTCTFPQRPYAKTCTLYHDRSMPLEMPVNRYAGSQQGSVTAWLQRNSAWLLLLALGIVSLALALARR, from the coding sequence ATGCTATGTCCCCGCTGCCATCAATCCGTTGAAGCCCAAGCTGTTGCCTGTCCCAACTGCCGCACTCCTCTGAAAGCTTATGGCCACCCTGGTATCCCCTTGTATCGGGCCGGCAAAGATGAATTTCTCTGTGACAGTTGCATTTATCACGACGACGACACCTGCACATTCCCGCAACGCCCCTACGCCAAGACTTGCACCCTCTACCATGACCGTTCTATGCCCTTAGAAATGCCTGTCAATCGTTATGCCGGCAGCCAACAGGGGTCGGTAACAGCATGGCTACAGCGCAATTCAGCTTGGCTGCTGTTACTGGCGTTAGGGATCGTCAGTTTAGCGCTAGCGCTGGCTCGTCGTTAA
- a CDS encoding phasin family protein — MNSNDLLKQLLMIGIGTTSLVTEKIREVSEEWVKDGKLNSDQAKKFADDLMQQLKSDPGNWEVQMQRQLRNALQDLGVPRQSEMDELRGRLDRLERQVRDLENKLWR, encoded by the coding sequence ATGAATAGCAACGATCTGCTCAAGCAACTGCTCATGATTGGTATCGGTACGACCTCCTTAGTGACAGAAAAAATCCGGGAAGTAAGTGAGGAGTGGGTAAAAGACGGCAAACTCAATTCCGATCAAGCCAAGAAGTTTGCTGACGATCTGATGCAGCAGCTCAAATCAGACCCCGGAAATTGGGAGGTGCAGATGCAGCGACAGTTGCGGAATGCGCTGCAAGATTTAGGGGTTCCTCGTCAATCAGAAATGGATGAGCTGCGGGGACGCCTTGACCGGCTAGAACGTCAGGTGCGTGATCTGGAAAACAAGCTCTGGCGTTAA
- a CDS encoding serine/threonine-protein kinase, translated as MSSTLIGNRYRILRSLATGGFGETFLAEDTHTPSARRCVIKQLKPIINDPQMYQLVQERFKREAAILETLGEGNNQIPRLYAYFEEAGKFFLVQEFIEGQTLTQKVAAEGRVNENAVREILVKILPVLDYVHRNRMVHRDIKPDNIIMRQRDGLPVLIDFGAVKESMATALNTQGNPTQSVVVGTPGFMPSEQAAGRPTYSSDLYSLGLTGIYLLTGKTPQQLQSDPQTGEIIWRHNAPNISPALATVLDKAIHSHSSQRYTTAQEMQAALQAAPESALSSSETVAVSPGGVVRPPAPRPAASNNAWLKALIIGGLLGTSVAVAIALIRNALRSPAPNDPVAQQSRPASVPNPPAPVATRSPTPVPTRSVPSPTQSVPPASVTPTPADSPSVPPAAEQPDPEPSEFPTAAPSASPTPVEQIPAPAPSRPPAATPPRAENPTNIAAGDVRVPGFSPGTPERAVTQTFGTPTRVATGYWPNTESVLYELEPNQIGLGFIVDRDSRRLRQTEVSFAQSIPPEQMLATLNGMTGGRASEDVQQALQRVQQRQWSQYSFASGGLEGVIQRNESDRIYIAVWEEDLH; from the coding sequence ATGAGTTCGACCCTGATAGGCAATCGCTATCGCATTCTTCGGTCGCTGGCCACCGGCGGCTTTGGCGAAACCTTTTTGGCCGAAGACACTCACACGCCTTCCGCACGCCGGTGTGTGATTAAGCAGCTCAAACCGATCATTAACGATCCCCAGATGTACCAGCTGGTGCAAGAGCGATTTAAGCGAGAAGCGGCCATTCTGGAAACTCTGGGCGAGGGCAACAACCAAATTCCCCGGTTGTATGCCTACTTTGAGGAAGCGGGCAAATTTTTCTTAGTGCAGGAATTCATCGAGGGTCAAACCCTGACGCAAAAGGTGGCCGCAGAAGGCCGCGTCAACGAAAATGCTGTTAGGGAAATCCTTGTAAAGATTTTGCCGGTTTTGGATTATGTGCATCGCAACCGGATGGTGCATCGGGATATTAAGCCGGATAACATCATCATGCGGCAGCGGGATGGCTTGCCGGTGTTGATTGATTTCGGCGCGGTGAAGGAATCTATGGCCACTGCCCTCAATACTCAAGGTAATCCCACTCAGTCAGTGGTTGTGGGAACGCCTGGTTTTATGCCTTCTGAGCAAGCTGCCGGCAGACCGACTTATTCCAGCGATCTATATAGTCTGGGGCTGACAGGGATTTATCTGCTCACCGGCAAAACTCCCCAACAGTTGCAAAGCGATCCGCAAACGGGTGAGATTATTTGGCGTCATAATGCTCCCAATATTAGTCCTGCTTTGGCTACTGTGCTGGATAAGGCAATTCACTCTCATTCCTCCCAGCGCTACACCACGGCCCAAGAAATGCAAGCGGCGCTGCAAGCTGCCCCTGAATCAGCATTGTCATCAAGCGAGACGGTAGCAGTGTCGCCCGGAGGCGTTGTTCGTCCTCCTGCCCCACGCCCCGCTGCTTCTAATAATGCGTGGTTAAAAGCGCTGATTATTGGCGGTTTACTTGGAACATCTGTTGCCGTTGCGATTGCACTGATCCGTAATGCGCTGCGATCCCCGGCACCGAACGATCCGGTTGCCCAACAGTCCCGACCGGCATCGGTTCCCAATCCGCCGGCACCTGTTGCCACTCGTTCACCGACACCTGTCCCTACTCGTTCAGTTCCCTCTCCCACTCAATCGGTGCCACCGGCATCTGTAACACCAACACCCGCAGACTCTCCATCGGTGCCGCCGGCAGCCGAACAGCCAGACCCTGAACCCTCTGAATTTCCGACAGCCGCCCCCTCCGCTTCCCCGACGCCGGTCGAACAAATACCTGCACCGGCACCGTCTCGTCCCCCCGCAGCCACTCCACCTAGAGCAGAAAATCCTACGAATATTGCTGCCGGTGATGTTCGTGTGCCCGGATTTTCGCCAGGGACACCAGAACGGGCAGTGACGCAAACTTTCGGCACACCCACTAGAGTCGCCACTGGCTATTGGCCCAATACTGAATCGGTTCTCTATGAGTTGGAGCCAAATCAGATTGGTTTAGGCTTTATTGTTGACCGGGATTCTCGCCGGTTGCGCCAAACAGAAGTTTCCTTTGCCCAGTCAATCCCACCAGAGCAAATGCTGGCAACGTTAAATGGGATGACCGGCGGCAGGGCGAGTGAGGATGTTCAACAAGCACTGCAACGCGTGCAGCAGCGTCAGTGGAGTCAATATTCCTTTGCCAGCGGCGGCTTGGAAGGCGTAATTCAGCGAAATGAGAGCGACCGCATCTATATTGCTGTTTGGGAAGAAGATTTACATTAA
- a CDS encoding radical SAM protein, protein MNPLTLSKLAVKHTQNAVAESVYRNTGYDTTKPVTFYGIINEHCNVKCRQCEYWRLKNYKNEMSIEEWKNALLSIKAFVGEFSINFSGGEPFIKKGFIDLLAFCGENGIHSGVTTNGSCMTKENAEKTVAARPFNVNFSVDGPNAELHDYLRGYPGLFAKLSNGIKYLREECDKQGVKFPITVKPTINKLNFRLLPDIVEWAEKMGVTTVNFQPVNRWTQETYEELWVEQEDQEEFAKVIERLIEMKKNGAPIMNSDEILRLMLPHFREEKAPAENMPCRVGLRNYWIETDGNVKLCNDYPVIGNVKNESAKEIWYGEKAQNIRQQTLACGKLCLITCVSQKTLMDKVKMGLKLLHN, encoded by the coding sequence ATGAACCCGTTAACATTGTCTAAACTGGCGGTCAAACATACTCAAAATGCAGTGGCAGAATCGGTTTACCGAAATACTGGCTACGACACTACCAAGCCAGTCACTTTTTACGGAATTATTAATGAGCATTGCAATGTGAAATGCCGGCAGTGTGAATATTGGCGGCTCAAGAATTACAAAAACGAAATGAGCATCGAAGAATGGAAAAATGCCCTATTGAGCATCAAAGCCTTTGTGGGTGAGTTTTCTATAAACTTTAGTGGTGGCGAACCTTTTATTAAAAAAGGATTTATAGATTTGCTTGCCTTTTGCGGCGAGAATGGCATCCACAGCGGCGTGACAACGAACGGCTCGTGCATGACGAAGGAAAATGCAGAGAAAACTGTAGCAGCGCGGCCTTTTAATGTCAATTTTTCAGTCGATGGCCCTAATGCAGAACTTCATGATTACCTTCGCGGTTATCCAGGACTATTTGCCAAGCTTTCTAACGGTATTAAATATCTGCGCGAAGAGTGTGACAAACAGGGCGTGAAGTTTCCGATTACTGTCAAACCGACGATTAATAAATTAAATTTCCGTTTGTTGCCTGATATCGTTGAGTGGGCAGAAAAAATGGGAGTTACAACTGTAAACTTCCAGCCGGTTAATCGGTGGACACAAGAAACTTATGAAGAACTGTGGGTTGAACAAGAAGATCAAGAAGAATTCGCCAAAGTTATTGAGCGCCTGATTGAAATGAAGAAAAACGGCGCACCCATTATGAATAGTGATGAAATCTTGCGCCTCATGCTACCCCATTTCCGTGAAGAAAAAGCGCCGGCGGAAAATATGCCTTGTCGGGTGGGACTTCGCAATTACTGGATTGAAACTGATGGAAATGTGAAATTGTGTAATGACTATCCCGTAATTGGCAATGTCAAAAACGAAAGTGCCAAAGAAATATGGTATGGCGAAAAAGCGCAGAACATTCGCCAGCAAACTTTGGCTTGTGGGAAACTTTGCCTGATTACCTGCGTCTCACAAAAAACTCTTATGGACAAAGTTAAGATGGGGCTGAAACTTCTGCATAACTGA
- a CDS encoding GIY-YIG nuclease family protein gives MTTETDIPSLQSLEYISYVDSAGLLPENLQGKVGVYAIFDSEKVLQFVGYSRDVYLSLKQHFVRQPQNCYWLKVQTIDRPSRTILENIRESWIAENGGTPAGNGADEVKWTQPIDVKSLMTSEEQASYEKAAGQEMEQSKVLKKAARRVEAGILASLATRGLQTEVRFNPKLKDSGLLDLK, from the coding sequence ATGACCACTGAAACAGACATTCCCTCTCTACAGAGTTTAGAATACATTTCCTACGTTGATAGCGCTGGACTACTACCCGAAAATTTGCAGGGTAAAGTTGGGGTTTACGCAATTTTTGATTCAGAAAAAGTGCTGCAATTTGTTGGTTATTCGCGTGATGTTTATCTCAGCCTCAAACAACACTTTGTCCGCCAACCCCAGAATTGTTACTGGCTGAAAGTTCAAACCATTGACCGGCCTAGCCGCACCATTTTAGAAAATATCCGTGAATCTTGGATAGCTGAAAATGGGGGCACACCGGCAGGCAATGGAGCTGATGAAGTGAAATGGACTCAGCCGATTGATGTGAAAAGCCTGATGACTTCTGAAGAACAGGCGAGTTACGAAAAGGCTGCCGGTCAGGAAATGGAGCAGTCAAAAGTGTTGAAAAAAGCCGCTAGACGGGTTGAAGCCGGCATTCTAGCTTCCCTTGCAACCCGTGGCTTGCAAACAGAAGTTCGCTTTAACCCCAAACTCAAAGACAGCGGTTTGCTCGATTTAAAGTAG
- a CDS encoding GH116 family glycosyl hydrolase, producing the protein MIDPTPRTKIPPYTWNRPIGLGWDKPYTVRYASNLDDGPWHGMPLGGFGAGCIGRSSRGDFNLWHLDGGEHIFNNLPACQFSVFEEAAGKKQAFALCTEPPADGSLPAWQWYPKTRGGDGETGTGTYHALYPQSWFVYEGVFKAELTCEQFSPVWPGNYQESSYPLAIFEWTAYNPTDEPIVVSIMLTWQNMVGWFTNAIKSPPVQVRDDGSPVYDYQSRWGESAGSFNRWVEDHFRVGCLMSRLSTNEQPVEGEGQLAIATVTNPAVEVFYNSRWQCAGTGEDVWRYFADDGSLSDQDNETPAAEGEQIGVALAVRFTLRPGKTRKIPFILAWDLPVTEFGSGAWYYRRYTDFFGRHGKNAWSMVRTALKHSDTWKENIQAWQKPILEREDLPDWFKMALFNELYALTGGGTLWSGADERDPKGQFAVLECIDYRWYESLDVRLYGSFALLMLWPELEKSVLQAFARAIPAGDDTPRIIGYNQAAAVRKIAGATPHDLGAPNEHPWEQTNYTSYQDCNLWKDLPCDFVLQVYRDFLLTGGSDIEFLTDCWPAVVETLAYLKTFDKDGDGIPENAGAPDQTFDDWQLQGVSAYCGGLWLAALEAAIAIGKVLMNQPLSPTPQETVATYQSWLAQAKPIYQEKLWNGEYYRIDSESGSQVVMADQLCGQFYAQLLGLPDIVPRDCALTALRTVYDACFLKFHDGKIGAANGVLPDGSPVNPKATHPLEVWTGINFGIAAFLVQMGMKEEAFALSEAVVRQIYDNGLQFRTPEAITAVGTFRASHYLRAMAIWSIYGVMTNFGSSH; encoded by the coding sequence ATGATCGATCCAACTCCTCGTACCAAAATTCCTCCCTATACCTGGAATCGTCCCATTGGCCTCGGATGGGACAAGCCTTACACTGTTCGCTACGCCAGCAATCTTGATGATGGCCCTTGGCATGGAATGCCTTTGGGCGGCTTTGGTGCCGGCTGTATAGGCCGGTCTTCCCGTGGGGATTTTAATCTCTGGCATCTCGATGGGGGAGAACATATTTTTAACAATTTACCGGCTTGCCAGTTTAGCGTTTTTGAGGAAGCAGCCGGCAAAAAGCAAGCATTTGCCCTGTGTACCGAACCCCCGGCAGATGGTAGTCTTCCGGCGTGGCAGTGGTATCCCAAGACAAGAGGGGGAGACGGGGAGACGGGAACCGGCACTTACCATGCGCTTTATCCCCAAAGCTGGTTTGTTTATGAAGGGGTCTTTAAGGCAGAACTGACGTGTGAGCAATTTTCGCCAGTTTGGCCTGGTAATTACCAGGAAAGCAGTTATCCCCTGGCTATTTTTGAATGGACTGCCTACAATCCGACGGATGAACCAATCGTCGTCAGCATTATGCTCACTTGGCAGAATATGGTGGGTTGGTTTACCAATGCGATTAAATCGCCCCCGGTACAGGTGCGGGATGATGGCAGTCCAGTTTACGACTATCAGTCACGCTGGGGAGAAAGTGCCGGCAGTTTTAATCGCTGGGTTGAAGATCATTTCCGAGTTGGCTGCTTAATGAGCCGGCTGAGCACGAATGAGCAACCCGTGGAAGGGGAAGGACAGTTGGCGATCGCCACCGTGACTAACCCGGCTGTGGAAGTGTTTTACAATTCTCGCTGGCAATGTGCCGGCACCGGCGAGGACGTGTGGAGATACTTCGCCGATGATGGTTCCCTCTCTGATCAGGATAACGAAACACCGGCAGCCGAGGGAGAGCAAATTGGAGTCGCCCTTGCCGTTCGCTTTACCCTAAGACCTGGTAAAACCCGGAAAATTCCCTTTATCCTTGCATGGGACTTGCCGGTAACTGAATTTGGTTCAGGTGCCTGGTATTACCGGCGCTACACCGACTTTTTTGGCCGGCATGGCAAAAATGCTTGGTCAATGGTTCGCACCGCCCTCAAGCATTCAGACACTTGGAAAGAGAATATTCAAGCTTGGCAAAAACCGATTCTGGAACGCGAAGATTTGCCAGATTGGTTCAAAATGGCGTTGTTTAATGAGCTTTACGCCCTAACAGGCGGCGGGACGCTCTGGAGTGGCGCAGATGAACGCGACCCCAAAGGTCAGTTTGCGGTGCTTGAATGTATCGATTATCGCTGGTATGAAAGCTTGGATGTGCGGCTATACGGCTCGTTTGCGTTGCTGATGCTATGGCCAGAGTTAGAAAAATCTGTGCTGCAAGCGTTTGCCCGCGCGATTCCTGCCGGCGACGATACCCCGCGCATTATTGGCTATAACCAAGCGGCAGCAGTTCGTAAAATAGCCGGTGCTACCCCCCACGATCTCGGTGCACCGAATGAACATCCGTGGGAGCAAACGAATTATACGAGCTACCAAGACTGTAACCTGTGGAAAGATTTACCCTGCGATTTTGTCTTGCAGGTCTATCGGGATTTTCTACTTACAGGTGGCAGCGATATTGAATTTCTCACCGACTGCTGGCCGGCTGTGGTTGAAACTCTCGCCTATCTTAAGACGTTTGATAAGGACGGCGATGGCATTCCAGAAAATGCCGGTGCGCCGGATCAGACGTTTGATGATTGGCAGTTGCAAGGTGTTAGCGCTTACTGCGGCGGTTTGTGGTTAGCGGCCCTTGAGGCAGCCATTGCAATTGGCAAAGTTCTGATGAATCAACCTTTATCGCCAACTCCTCAAGAAACCGTTGCCACTTATCAAAGTTGGCTCGCTCAAGCCAAACCGATCTACCAAGAAAAACTCTGGAATGGCGAGTATTATCGGATCGACAGTGAAAGCGGTTCCCAGGTGGTGATGGCAGACCAATTGTGTGGCCAGTTTTACGCTCAATTGTTGGGACTGCCAGATATTGTGCCCCGTGATTGCGCCCTCACTGCCTTAAGAACGGTTTATGACGCCTGCTTTCTCAAGTTCCACGATGGCAAAATTGGGGCAGCAAATGGGGTGCTGCCTGATGGATCGCCGGTGAACCCCAAAGCCACTCATCCATTGGAAGTGTGGACCGGCATTAACTTTGGCATTGCAGCGTTTCTGGTGCAAATGGGAATGAAAGAGGAGGCATTTGCCCTCAGCGAAGCCGTGGTGCGGCAAATTTATGACAACGGGTTGCAATTTCGCACGCCTGAAGCGATCACTGCCGTTGGGACGTTCCGCGCTAGCCATTATCTCCGTGCTATGGCGATTTGGTCTATTTATGGGGTGATGACAAACTTTGGGAGTTCTCACTAA
- a CDS encoding HetP family heterocyst commitment protein, with protein MYQPSSYSNSKINRTMSAEQLEEIIDSILAGKYSWACVLLLRFAGYNPLHYIPYRTYNRLVKDNSSVSRNGDSNVASIDAGSRSTATCAAISSSRKAKVDYLEVVSSQPAQVCNTHLDAG; from the coding sequence ATGTATCAACCATCTTCTTATTCAAATTCTAAAATTAATCGGACAATGAGTGCTGAGCAATTGGAAGAGATTATTGATTCCATCTTAGCCGGCAAGTATTCTTGGGCCTGTGTGTTACTGCTGCGCTTTGCCGGTTATAATCCTCTCCACTACATCCCTTACAGAACTTACAACCGGCTGGTAAAGGACAATTCCTCCGTTAGCAGAAACGGTGACAGCAACGTCGCTTCAATTGATGCCGGTTCTAGAAGCACAGCAACCTGTGCCGCAATATCCTCTTCACGCAAAGCCAAAGTTGACTACCTAGAAGTGGTTAGCTCACAACCCGCTCAAGTTTGCAATACCCATTTAGATGCCGGCTGA